In the Mytilus trossulus isolate FHL-02 chromosome 1, PNRI_Mtr1.1.1.hap1, whole genome shotgun sequence genome, one interval contains:
- the LOC134724113 gene encoding exportin-T-like isoform X1 produces the protein MDEEALRGLNPISDPQLQRRALQYFEQLKSLDSGWKLCAEAFVNGSYHGNDHVKFFCLQVIENYLKTGYSQANLDDHQNITSFIARCLQLQGSEGTQDRSFIRNKIGQIISLAFVQDYPHRWPSFFTDLLQTVSPNHHSIDIYLRVLLAIDSDVVDREIVHTAEEFQRNTLIKDAMREQANGQLAGTWYEILTTYETSNPEVVCMCLDVIGKFISWIDINLIANDKFVTVLLNFMTLTLIRESACDCITDILNKGMDPIVKTKLVESFTNVLEERGILSPVEDEEGDFLAKLSKLVNAIGVNLILAWQKLLKTEDKENTEATLQALESKVPLMFRFLSDEDDDVSGAVAQFSQEYIALLKQMKPLSQKQRENMEGLLYIVIKKMTYDESYDFEHEGEEEAMFQEYRKQLKTIFNNLAALDAQLIIVTVHNILTQTLPNWERVDQLETELAISLLYQLGEALPEKENDNRNFILQATQGQHFSGDLTKASVLQEMMRLLITSRVSCQGHMSVMLQFFETVVRYDKFFSVEPQHIPDVLMAFTDERGFRHRSAQVRSRASYLFSRFVKGVRSHIHNYVEEILQRIQDLLVLNTPDNGYQHLLSSDDQLFLYETAGSLIVCSNLPSEKKQTLMKNLLSPIATKFESLLTKLVAETNQEKQLAYAQSINTATALASRVSKGFSSQQTMQVCGCVDTFTDLLRLFLQAVNVPLHRQLIHTGVRQYLHRMVVCMEKEILPFVPVVLENLLKQPDARELHDFLPLMNQMIMKFKSAISPFLQEVFMPLVSTIYQVLTTPTDELDQVTANDKKMLQRSYYLFICTIVANDVLDVLKNQDMQNLNQVLITFIQGAVDIPDPQSQKMCFNILRKLVDSWGGNDGMAGFVDFMYKSIIPACLMAPMKPSFDLNDGQTSLALGECSNCLREIYGKRGDEMIQYLQSEYLPTLQLSQQQTEEFCQVLKADSKMFRTYFKNFFMKAKS, from the exons ATGGATGAGGAAGCATTAAGGGGTTTAAACCCTATATCTGATCCACAACTACAGAGGAGG gCATTGCAGTACTTTGAACAATTAAAGTCTTTGGACAGTGGATGGAAGTTGTGTGCAGAAGCATTTGTTAATGGGTCTTATCATGG GAATGATCATGTGAAGTTTTTCTGCTTACAAGTGATTGAGAACTATCTAAAAACAGGATACAGCCAGGCTAACCTTGATGACCACCAGAATATTACGTCTTTTATTGCTAGATGTCTACAGTTACAG GGATCTGAAGGCACTCAAGACAGAAGTTTCATCAGGAATAAGATAGGTCAGATTATCTCCCTTGCCTTTGTTCAGGATTACCCACACAGGTGGCCATCTTTCTTCACAGACTTGTTACAGACAGTATCACCAAACCACCATTCAATAGATATTTACCTGAGAGTTCTCCTGGCCATAGACAGTGATGTGGTAGACAGAGAGATTGTACACACTGCAGAG GAGTTTCAGAGAAATACATTGATCAAGGATGCCATGCGAGAACAAGCTAATGGACAGTTAGCAGGGACATGGTATGAAATTTTG ACAACTTATGAGACATCCAACCCAGAAGTTGTTTGTATGTGTTTAGATGTCATTGGAAAGTTTATTTCATGGATTGACATTaatttgattgccaatgacaaaTTTGTGACGGTTCTGTTAAATttcatgaccttgaccttaataAGAGAGAGTGCATGTGATTGTATAACAGACATTCTGAACAAAGGAATGGATCCAATCGTCAAGACAAAGCTGGTGGAGTCTTTTACCAATGTACTGGAGGAGAGAGGAATCTTAAGTCCAGTAGAG gacgAAGAAGGTGATTTCCTTGCCAAATTATCTAAGCTGGTAAATGCCATTGGTGTAAACTTAATACTGGCCTGGCAGAA ATTATTGAAAACAGAAGACAAGGAAAACACTGAAGCAACCTTACAGGCCTTAGAGAGTAAGGTTCCATTGATGTTTCGATTTCTTAGTGATGAGGATGATGATGTTTCTGGTGCTGTAGCTCAATTCTCACAGGAATATATTGCCttgttaaaacaaatgaaaccGCTCAGCCAGAAACAGAGGGAAAATATGGAG GGACTGTTgtacattgttataaaaaagatgaCCTATGATGAATCTTATGATTTTGAACATGAG GGAGAAGAAGAAGCCATGTTTCAAGAGTACAGGAAACAACTGAAGactatttttaacaatttagcTGCTTTA gatgCTCAGCTAATAATAGTAACTGTTCACAATATTTTGACACAGACTTTGCCCAACTGGGAAAGGGTGGACCAGTTAGAGACAGAATTAGCCATAAGTCTGTTATATCAACTAGGAGAAGCACTGCCG gaaaaagaaaatgacaacagaaattttattttgcaggcTACACAAGGCCAACATTTTAGTGGGGATCTAACAAAGGCGTCTGTTTTACAGGAAATGATGAGATTG ttaatAACAAGTCGTGTGAGTTGCCAGGGTCACATGTCTGTCATGTTACAGTTCTTTGAGACAGTTGTGAGATATGATAAGTTCTTTAGTGTAGAACCACAACACATTCCTGATGTACTA ATGGCTTTCACTGATGAAAGAGGATTTCGGCATCGATCAGCTCAAGTTAGAAGTCGTgcatcatatttgttttcaagattTGTTAAAGGTGTGAG ATCTCACATTCATAACTATGTTGAGGAGATTTTACAGAGAATTCAAGATCTACTGGTACTGAATACACCAGACAATGGGTACCAGCATCTTCTGTCATCTGATGATCAGTTGTTTCTTTATGAAACTGCTGGAAGCTTGATTGTTTGCAGTAATCTCCCAAGTGAG aaaaagcAGACATTGATGAAAAATCTCTTATCTCCAATAGcaacaaaatttgaaagtttattAACCAAACTTGTTGCAGAAACTAATCAAGAAAAACAACTAGCTTATGCTCAAAGTATCAACACTGCCACTGCTCTTGCAAG TCGAGTCAGTAAAGGATTTTCTAGTCAACAAACTATGCAGGTGTGTGGATGTGTTGATACGTTTACAGATCTGTTAAGATTGTTTTTACAAGCTGTTAATGTTCCATTACACAGACAATTAATTCATACAG gGGTGCGGCAATATTTACATAGAATGGTTGTGTGTATGGAGAAAGAGATTCTTCCTTTCGTTCCTGTTGTTTTAGAGAATTTATTAAAGCAGCCTGATGCAAGGGAATTACATGATTTTCTTCCCTTGATGAATCAgatgataatgaaatttaaa agTGCCATATCACCATTTCTACAAGAGGTATTCATGCCTTTAGTTAGTACTATTTATCAAGTGTTGACAACTCCTACTGATGAACTGGACCAGGTGACAGCTAACGATAAGAAGATGTTACAGAGgagttattatttatttatatgtacaaTAGTGGCTAATGATGTGCTGGATGTGTTGAAAAATCAAG acATGCAGAACTTAAATCAGGTGTTAATTACATTTATACAAGGTGCTGTTGATATTCCTGATCCTCAG AGTCAGAAAATGTGCTTTAATATACTGAGAAAGCTTGTCGATTCATGGG GTGGAAATGATGGAATGGCtggttttgttgattttatgtATAAAAGTATTATTCCTGCTTGTCTAATGGCACCAATGAAACCTAGCTTTGATTTAAATGATGGGCAGACGTCTCTT GCTTTGGGTGAATGTTCAAATTGTTTAAGAGAAATTTATGGAAAGAGG GGAGATGAGATGATACAATATTTACAGTCAGAATACCTACCTACATTACAGTTGTCACAACAACAAACAGAG GAGTTTTGTCAAGTGTTAAAAGCAGACAGCAAAATGTTTAGGACATATTTTAAG aatttcttCATGAAGGCTAAGTCATGA
- the LOC134724113 gene encoding exportin-T-like isoform X2, translating to MDEEALRGLNPISDPQLQRRALQYFEQLKSLDSGWKLCAEAFVNGSYHGNDHVKFFCLQVIENYLKTGYSQANLDDHQNITSFIARCLQLQGSEGTQDRSFIRNKIGQIISLAFVQDYPHRWPSFFTDLLQTVSPNHHSIDIYLRVLLAIDSDVVDREIVHTAEEFQRNTLIKDAMREQANGQLAGTWYEILTTYETSNPEVVCMCLDVIGKFISWIDINLIANDKFVTVLLNFMTLTLIRESACDCITDILNKGMDPIVKTKLVESFTNVLEERGILSPVEDEEGDFLAKLSKLVNAIGVNLILAWQKLLKTEDKENTEATLQALESKVPLMFRFLSDEDDDVSGAVAQFSQEYIALLKQMKPLSQKQRENMEGLLYIVIKKMTYDESYDFEHEGEEEAMFQEYRKQLKTIFNNLAALDAQLIIVTVHNILTQTLPNWERVDQLETELAISLLYQLGEALPATQGQHFSGDLTKASVLQEMMRLLITSRVSCQGHMSVMLQFFETVVRYDKFFSVEPQHIPDVLMAFTDERGFRHRSAQVRSRASYLFSRFVKGVRSHIHNYVEEILQRIQDLLVLNTPDNGYQHLLSSDDQLFLYETAGSLIVCSNLPSEKKQTLMKNLLSPIATKFESLLTKLVAETNQEKQLAYAQSINTATALASRVSKGFSSQQTMQVCGCVDTFTDLLRLFLQAVNVPLHRQLIHTGVRQYLHRMVVCMEKEILPFVPVVLENLLKQPDARELHDFLPLMNQMIMKFKSAISPFLQEVFMPLVSTIYQVLTTPTDELDQVTANDKKMLQRSYYLFICTIVANDVLDVLKNQDMQNLNQVLITFIQGAVDIPDPQSQKMCFNILRKLVDSWGGNDGMAGFVDFMYKSIIPACLMAPMKPSFDLNDGQTSLALGECSNCLREIYGKRGDEMIQYLQSEYLPTLQLSQQQTEEFCQVLKADSKMFRTYFKNFFMKAKS from the exons ATGGATGAGGAAGCATTAAGGGGTTTAAACCCTATATCTGATCCACAACTACAGAGGAGG gCATTGCAGTACTTTGAACAATTAAAGTCTTTGGACAGTGGATGGAAGTTGTGTGCAGAAGCATTTGTTAATGGGTCTTATCATGG GAATGATCATGTGAAGTTTTTCTGCTTACAAGTGATTGAGAACTATCTAAAAACAGGATACAGCCAGGCTAACCTTGATGACCACCAGAATATTACGTCTTTTATTGCTAGATGTCTACAGTTACAG GGATCTGAAGGCACTCAAGACAGAAGTTTCATCAGGAATAAGATAGGTCAGATTATCTCCCTTGCCTTTGTTCAGGATTACCCACACAGGTGGCCATCTTTCTTCACAGACTTGTTACAGACAGTATCACCAAACCACCATTCAATAGATATTTACCTGAGAGTTCTCCTGGCCATAGACAGTGATGTGGTAGACAGAGAGATTGTACACACTGCAGAG GAGTTTCAGAGAAATACATTGATCAAGGATGCCATGCGAGAACAAGCTAATGGACAGTTAGCAGGGACATGGTATGAAATTTTG ACAACTTATGAGACATCCAACCCAGAAGTTGTTTGTATGTGTTTAGATGTCATTGGAAAGTTTATTTCATGGATTGACATTaatttgattgccaatgacaaaTTTGTGACGGTTCTGTTAAATttcatgaccttgaccttaataAGAGAGAGTGCATGTGATTGTATAACAGACATTCTGAACAAAGGAATGGATCCAATCGTCAAGACAAAGCTGGTGGAGTCTTTTACCAATGTACTGGAGGAGAGAGGAATCTTAAGTCCAGTAGAG gacgAAGAAGGTGATTTCCTTGCCAAATTATCTAAGCTGGTAAATGCCATTGGTGTAAACTTAATACTGGCCTGGCAGAA ATTATTGAAAACAGAAGACAAGGAAAACACTGAAGCAACCTTACAGGCCTTAGAGAGTAAGGTTCCATTGATGTTTCGATTTCTTAGTGATGAGGATGATGATGTTTCTGGTGCTGTAGCTCAATTCTCACAGGAATATATTGCCttgttaaaacaaatgaaaccGCTCAGCCAGAAACAGAGGGAAAATATGGAG GGACTGTTgtacattgttataaaaaagatgaCCTATGATGAATCTTATGATTTTGAACATGAG GGAGAAGAAGAAGCCATGTTTCAAGAGTACAGGAAACAACTGAAGactatttttaacaatttagcTGCTTTA gatgCTCAGCTAATAATAGTAACTGTTCACAATATTTTGACACAGACTTTGCCCAACTGGGAAAGGGTGGACCAGTTAGAGACAGAATTAGCCATAAGTCTGTTATATCAACTAGGAGAAGCACTGCCG gcTACACAAGGCCAACATTTTAGTGGGGATCTAACAAAGGCGTCTGTTTTACAGGAAATGATGAGATTG ttaatAACAAGTCGTGTGAGTTGCCAGGGTCACATGTCTGTCATGTTACAGTTCTTTGAGACAGTTGTGAGATATGATAAGTTCTTTAGTGTAGAACCACAACACATTCCTGATGTACTA ATGGCTTTCACTGATGAAAGAGGATTTCGGCATCGATCAGCTCAAGTTAGAAGTCGTgcatcatatttgttttcaagattTGTTAAAGGTGTGAG ATCTCACATTCATAACTATGTTGAGGAGATTTTACAGAGAATTCAAGATCTACTGGTACTGAATACACCAGACAATGGGTACCAGCATCTTCTGTCATCTGATGATCAGTTGTTTCTTTATGAAACTGCTGGAAGCTTGATTGTTTGCAGTAATCTCCCAAGTGAG aaaaagcAGACATTGATGAAAAATCTCTTATCTCCAATAGcaacaaaatttgaaagtttattAACCAAACTTGTTGCAGAAACTAATCAAGAAAAACAACTAGCTTATGCTCAAAGTATCAACACTGCCACTGCTCTTGCAAG TCGAGTCAGTAAAGGATTTTCTAGTCAACAAACTATGCAGGTGTGTGGATGTGTTGATACGTTTACAGATCTGTTAAGATTGTTTTTACAAGCTGTTAATGTTCCATTACACAGACAATTAATTCATACAG gGGTGCGGCAATATTTACATAGAATGGTTGTGTGTATGGAGAAAGAGATTCTTCCTTTCGTTCCTGTTGTTTTAGAGAATTTATTAAAGCAGCCTGATGCAAGGGAATTACATGATTTTCTTCCCTTGATGAATCAgatgataatgaaatttaaa agTGCCATATCACCATTTCTACAAGAGGTATTCATGCCTTTAGTTAGTACTATTTATCAAGTGTTGACAACTCCTACTGATGAACTGGACCAGGTGACAGCTAACGATAAGAAGATGTTACAGAGgagttattatttatttatatgtacaaTAGTGGCTAATGATGTGCTGGATGTGTTGAAAAATCAAG acATGCAGAACTTAAATCAGGTGTTAATTACATTTATACAAGGTGCTGTTGATATTCCTGATCCTCAG AGTCAGAAAATGTGCTTTAATATACTGAGAAAGCTTGTCGATTCATGGG GTGGAAATGATGGAATGGCtggttttgttgattttatgtATAAAAGTATTATTCCTGCTTGTCTAATGGCACCAATGAAACCTAGCTTTGATTTAAATGATGGGCAGACGTCTCTT GCTTTGGGTGAATGTTCAAATTGTTTAAGAGAAATTTATGGAAAGAGG GGAGATGAGATGATACAATATTTACAGTCAGAATACCTACCTACATTACAGTTGTCACAACAACAAACAGAG GAGTTTTGTCAAGTGTTAAAAGCAGACAGCAAAATGTTTAGGACATATTTTAAG aatttcttCATGAAGGCTAAGTCATGA
- the LOC134724149 gene encoding large ribosomal subunit protein eL20-like, with amino-acid sequence MKVLGELKEYKVIGRSLPSDKNRAPPLYQMKIFAQDKCTAKSRFWYFVSQLRKMKKMSGEILSVQQVYEKKPVKVKNIGIWLRYVSRSGIHNMYREYRDLTAAGAVTQCYRDMGARHRARASTIQIIKVEEVAASKCRRNNVKQFHNSKIRFPLTHRIHRRLNRPRFTTSRPHTTF; translated from the exons ATGAAAGTCCTAGGCGAG ttAAAGGAGTACAAGGTCATTGGCAGATCTCTGCCATCTGACAAAAATAGAGCTCCACCACTCTATCAGATGAAAATATTTGCACAAGACAAATGTACAGCAAAATCAAGATTTTGGTACTTTGTTTCTCAGTTGAGAAAAATGAAGAAGATGAGTGGTGAAATATTGTCTGTTCAACAg GTTTATGAAAAGAAGCCAGTTAAAGTAAAGAACATTGGTATCTGGTTGAGATATGTGTCCAGAAGTGGCATCCATAACATGTACAGAGAGTACAGAGATCTGACAGCAGCTGGTGCAGTAACACAATGTT ATCGTGACATGGGAGCCAGACATAGAGCTAGAGCCTCAACAATACAGATCATTAAAGTTGAAGAAGTAGCTGCTTCCAAATGTAGAAGAAATAATGTCAAGCAATTTCAT AACTCCAAGATTAGATTCCCACTGACACACAGAATTCACAGAAGACTGAATCGTCCAAGATTCACAACAAGCAGACCTCATACAACTTTCTGA